Below is a window of Scylla paramamosain isolate STU-SP2022 chromosome 39, ASM3559412v1, whole genome shotgun sequence DNA.
AGCCAGCATTACTAAAACTAAATATCCCATAATCAGGTTAATTTTAgcacaacagtaacaataacaatgctttTCCTTATCAGTGTATGTCTATAGTAAGGTCTCAAGTTATGTCGGTTTCAGCTTATGTCATGTTCATAAATCAGTGCAActgaaaatggagggaaaaaaaaaaatctcatggATTTCTGGAAAGATTGCAATTTTTACAGtggtatgaaaaaaagaggaaagtcttgGTCTAAAGTGACATGGTCAAACAGGAATGGTGCATGGAAAATGTGTGCCCTAATCTTAGAGATTTTGAAGGATTTGATTATGAAAGTGTACATGAGACTAAGTGTAGCTGTGTATACTTGGAAATAACTTAAATCTTGACATCAATTAAACTGACATAATTGAGCTTCTTGAATATGAAGATAAGGAATTGAGCAATGAAGATCTGATGGCAGTGGGGAAACAGGTGGAGGATGATAAAAAATGAGGCAGAACCACTGCAACAGTTCACACTAAAAGTGGCATATCCTTTAGAATCcctgaagaaaataacagatgAATCTGAAGAACAGGATCCCAACACTGAATGTTTTGCTAGCTTACAAAGGAATGGAATATGTGGTATCTAGTTGGTGGCAAATCTACAAGATGAAGCATTATGCTGCCAAGCAATCTTTAAATACAGCAACTATGCCTCAACCATATCCAAATTCTATTCTCCATCTAAAGAATCATCCCCTTCCTGAGAATAATCTAAATTCTGAGATTCAACACCAGCTTGAAGTTTAGATTTAGACCCAGAATCTCTAGATGCAATTCTGACTCCAACTTCAACACAAAAGCAGGTATGTGCTACATCAATTCAACTTTTCCTTGATTAGTCAGAGATTCtactaattattttttatttatgttaaaGATAGGAATGCaactggtatttttttctttaacatttgTAAATGATTGATATAATGTAGCAGTAATAAAGTTTACTATAATTCAAATCTTATTGtaagattaataaaaatgtgCATGAATGTTAATGttaagagttttatttatgttggcaggatgaatgactgaggagGTAGCTGAGCATGTGTGAGCAGCATCACAGCTGACTGGTTTTAAATATCCTGTGACCTGTAACaaaattttgaagaattaaatcTTATTATGAGATTAATGAAAATGCATGTGCATGGTAATatcaaggaagaaaatgtatgtTGGCAGGGTGAGTTAGAAAGCCTGCATGAGTAGTGTGGCAGATGACTGGCTGTGCCTTGTGACCCACCACAACAGTGGCGACATGCTATAGTGTGGTGGACAGCAGAACACAGAAGACAAAAGCATTTTATTCTGTCAATAAAACTAAATTGGAAGGCTTTTGTTATGGCTAGTTGttgttaattatcattattattgtattagattttcctcctctctggcTGGAGGATGTAGAGAGGGATATATGAAAAGGAGATTGTacaaattttcttcattatctatgTAGTATTACATCACTTTAACTGCaacttttcttttaaagtaaaaaatatgttATCTGATAATATGCCAACTTTTGCCATCTGTTGTGCTGGTGACAGTGGGTGCCATCACAGTGCTGTTGGTGGCACTTGGGTGTATGGGTTGTTCATTTGGTGGTCTTGCCACTGAACAGGGTCATGTGTAAATTGTGTAAATGCACATCCACTCTCTGTGACGAATCCTCCCACTGTCCAACGGCATGTTATGGCCTCAAGCCGAGTAGTGTCGTTTACTGCCCCCTGGATGCCAGGCCTTatcaggacctgaggagggagtaaagttcactacatgGCTAATTACTCAAGTCCTCTGCAGCTGAATTGCATCAGGCAGCAGTAGCATTTAGAACATAACAGGGTCACTAACAAGGGATACAAGAAACTACTACAAAAGAGTGTccacgaacacacaggagggtcattCACCGTTCACTGTGAGAGCTTGGCCTGCACACTCGTGCAGccaaggagtcacttccctgggtatgGTGTGTATTATACACACACCATACCCAGAGTATAGGAGTCTCCAAAGTAGTCTCTGGTAGACTACTttggagactcctattctatataaatGGACCGGTAATGACTCATTTATCCCCTTAAAGGCAACTAAAACCAACTAACTGTTATCCCTTCCTAGTCTCTGTCAAATATTAGAACATGTCTCAGTATGTTTGTTCCATTCAAGTGCTGGGTAGTGACTGTGGAAAACGCACCTTTCCCTCTGCCACTAAGGGGAGGGGGTACAAGGAAGTGGGGGcagtgtgacacacacacacacacacacacacacacacacacacacacacacacacacacacacacacacacacacacacacacacacacccacacactgttCCCCATGCAGTCTTTAATTCTAAAAATTCTACTGATTAAATTAGAGAgactagatgaatactgattacttcaCTGTCAAGAgaaattcttctaaatactgAGTCTCAAATTCAATGGaaaagggaagtaaggaaatttatagTGTAAAATTAAGTAATTGCGCAGATAAATCTCTTAGGAGTTTCAGGCTGAATATGTACGTGACCAGGATGcatctaagtctctctctctctctctctctctctctctctctctctctctctctctctctctctctctctctctctctctctctctctctctctctctctctctctctcattattcttttctcatacaTTCTTACTACTTCATTTTATATAATCTTATCTCACTGTACATTACAGTATATCATGAGATCATACTTATATAAATGAAAGACATATTAAATTGTTGAAAATACCACAATATATCTACTTTGATGACAAGAATGAAAAGTACATAAACTCAGGTGGTAGTCAAAACTGGCTTGTCATGTTCCAGGGATCTAACTTTGATATAAACTGGGACCTTATTGTACAATGATATTCATTCTgtaaaaagtaataatgcaCGATTCTGTATGCTAACTTTGGGTAAAGATGTTGGCATCTCCAAGGATTTGGAGGTGGTGCATCCAGATACTGGAGTACCCACATGTAGCTAGCACCTACTCTTCCTGTGGTATGATCTCCTTATATGAGGTTACAGGATGCACTGCTTCTTTTCTCTGGACAGCTGCAATCAGAAGCAAATTAATGTAAAGGTAATGGTAGTTGCAAAAATACAAGTAATCTtaggtaataataatacaaactaATTCTGGATAACTAAATTCATACATATCAGCATTTGAATGTGTTGGCAGTATGAAGGAATACATATGTAAGATGACTGATAACATCGCAGAATGTCTCTTGGCTAAAGATGAAATCAGTAAAAAGATATTCAAACTGCATGTAACATGATCAGACAAATAAAAGTGAGCACTAAGCCCAACCTAGAATTTTTTATTGGTCCTAACTGCTACACCACAATAGCAGTCAATGATTGCATAATTGGTGGGAGCAGATATTCATAGTTAATATTCAATGTATTATAGAATTAACATGTGGGTGCAAATGAAAATGTAGAAATGAGTGTCTGTAACAATACAATTTGAATCTCCATGACAGATGTGGAGATCCATATGGAAACTCCAGTAACCAAGAAAACAGCAGACCAAACTTACAGTGCTGTTAATCCACTTAAATGCAGTTTTAATAATTCACTATAAACAATAATGCATCTCAAACTATCCAGTATAAGTCAAAAATTATTCAAATAAAGAAACAACTGTAAGCTTACATTTGACAGCATCACTGTCAAAATCACAGCCAAGGTCATCAGTTTATGTGCCTGGAATGGTGAGCACCTTATTGGCACTTGCTtcagggatgggaggaggagctgcACCACTACCAGTTTTACATGATTTACATTTGACATTAGCATGTTTATGTTTAGccctgcattaaaaaaaataaataaataagaaaaggtaTTTCATTGTTATGGgattattgtattgtattttcttttcacttcaacTTGCATCAAGTCAAAATAATATCTATTATTCATGATAAATATCAAAATCAGACATAGCTTTTAGCCTTATGATACACTAACTTAAATCTACAAAGCTCTGTCCTGAACAATATGGAGCACTGACTAGCCCTTTTCCTATATTCAATTAGGTCTATCGCATGCACATACTTACTTTCCTTTAATGCGCTCCCATACTTTTTGCAGCTGATATACTGTTCTCTTCTCACAATATCCAGCTGCATTAAAATGGAGGGCAACCCTCTCCCATGCTAATTTTTTCATGGCCATGACTTTACCATCTGTGCTCTCATTGGCTAAGATAATTTCATTCCGTACGAGCTTAGTGAGGTGCTCACGCTCTAGGGAATTTATAGGGCTGGCCCTTCGCCCCACCAGCACCAGGGTGTCATTGCTGGAGACAGCCTGCTGCGGTTGGGACTCCATCCTGCTTTCTTCATGGCTGAAACGAAAGTGGATGGTGGCAGGCTTCTTTAATGAAAAATTATCTCCATGGCTACCAACAGAAGCACTAGTATCATATTTTCTGGCATGAATAGTGTATGTCACTGTATCATGcaccaaatatatataaactgtaTTTTCTTGAGTATAGATCAAGTTCTGTTGACCTAAACACTGGGATCAAaattcttaaataaaaaaaattcagatatACAAACGTGATAGAAAAGGCCAGTAGTAACTCATGGATTCAAAAGTGAAATTTATTTAATATGatcagtaaacaaaacaaatcttTACCAGCTATATAGTAGTGAAGAGATGTGTTGTGCCTAGCAGATGCAGCCTAGCAGATGAAGCTCATAAATTCATAATAGATTACTTGACTTACTTTGTATGTGGTTTCAACTGTCTTTGTTGAAATGTTGAGCACAGGATTGGCTaccatatatgtacatatatacagcAGCAAGAATCCTTTAATACAGAAGTATACACCAAACTTACTAATCCCAGACACTGTCTTAATGGAAAGCACAAATGTCCTGACAGATACAAGGGCTCTACCATTGATGCCTACATCCTCAGGGCATTCACACACTGCAATATTTGGCAGCAAgtacataaagaaatagaaaaggtaTTGCAAGTATTGATTAACAATGGCTTCAGTGAAAAGAATATCATCTGCCTCACTAAAAAGATCACTGATAAGTAGCATAGCTCCTGCTCCTCTGAAGATGCAAGAAAACCCAACATCAACATATTTTACTGTGCCTTCTCTACTGCatacaaagaagagaggattaTCATACAAATAGCAAGAAGAAACATGAAGCCCACTGacctggaaagaaaaattaacctCCAAATATactataagaataagaataccaGCCACCTCCTGCTCAGAAACAATCCCCTCATGAAAACAGAGACAACCCAAAAGTCCCATTTTATATGTAGGTTCACTTGCAATTGAGGAAACAGTGAAgccctcccttcatcctacaTTGGCATGATGACAATGAAGCTGTCTTGATGCCTCACCTGCCACCTATCATCCGGCCCCTAAGAAACACTTACAGCAGCAACGCATCATCAAGATCACAAGACGATGTCTAGAAGAGAATACCAAAATTGTGGACGTGTACTGATGCAAAGTGCCTTGCAATACTAGAAGCCTTGTACATCAGAGAATCCAGCCCTGAATTCAATGTACAAGCTGACATCCTTCAAGCCCTGCCaagcatgaaaagaaacagCCAATCACAGCCACTGTATAATGAGTCCAGCAGCAGTGagcagtcagccaatcagtgatGCTTGTGAGCCAGGGTAAACCCATGAGCCACTGAATAAATATTTGGCCATGCAGTGGCTACAACCATACCCACCTTGGCTACAACACACTACTACTGAAGAAGGATTAAGAAACCTGAAATTGTGATCTAGTGAAAAATGACCAGCTTCAGTGAAGTCATAAACCAaattacaaaagagaaaaggaaaatcataagatataaagaaaatatcttaaagaAGTTAATAAATGCTGAAATAGCCATCTCATTTAATGAAACCTGTATGTTAGAAAATCTCCTGCCCATGTATATATACAGTAGAAGTCCTGGGGCACCTGATGCTGGCCCATAGGGCATTATACAGCACTGTGGTGGAAGCCCTGCATCACCACTTTGGCCACCTCTAGCAGGCTGAGGTGTTGAGACCtctctcttaaaggaattcaagtcataagaaggtggaaatacagaagcaggcaggaagttccagagtttaccagacaaaggggtgaatgattgaaaatacaggttaactcttgcattagagaggtggacagaataggtgtgagagaaataagaaactcTTATGTAGCAAGtccacaggaggaagagaggcatgcagtgagcaaaatcagaagagcagttagcatgaaaatagcagtagaagatagctagagatgtaacattgtggtgatgaaagagagaggctgaagacagtcagttaaagaggagttgagacaaaaagcttttgattccaccctgtctagaagggtggtatgagtggaatccacccccccagacatgtgaagtattctccatacatggacaaataaagcccttgtacagagttagcagcttgggaagatggtgagaaaaactggcgaagataTCTCAGAACgcgtaacttcatagaagctgttttagctagagacgagatgtaaagtttccagtttagattataagtaaaggacagactgaggatgttcagtgtagaagagggagatagttgaatgtcactgaagaagaggggatagttgtctggaaggctgtgttgagttgatagatggaggaattgagtttttgaggcattgaacagtatcaagtttgctctgccctaatcataaattttaaaaagatcagaaatcaggtgttctgtggcttccctgcatgaaatgttttcTTCTTGAAGTGTTGGACatttatgaaaagatgtggaaaagtgtacggtggtatcatcagcagtattattcattaatgaataataggaagagagtgggtgacaacacagaaccctgaggaacaccactgttaatagatttgggagaagaacGGTGACTgttgatcacagcagcaatagaatggtcagaaaggaaacctgagatgatgtagcagagagaaggatagaagccgtaggagggtagtttggaaatcaaagctttgtgccacactctatcaaaagcttttgatatgtttagggcaacagcaaaagtttcaccaaaatctctaaaggagtatgaccaagacttagtaaggaaagccagatcaccagtagagcacccttgatggaacccatactggaaaTCAGATAGAAGCTTGTGAAGTGAtgcatgtttaagaatcttcctgttgaggatagattcaaaaactttaggtaggcaggaaattaaagcaataggatggtagtttgagggatttgaaTGGTCACCCTatctaggaacaggctgaatgtaggtaagcTTCCAGCAAGGCCAGGTAGAGGTTAACAgataaagttgaaagagtttaactaggcaaggtgcaagcacagaggtgcagtttcagagaacagtagaagggaccccatcaggtccataaggtTTCCAAGGGTTAAgcccagcgagggcatggaaaacatcattgtgaagaattctaataggtagcatgaagtagtcagagggttgaggagaaggagcaacaagccctgaattgtccaaggtagagagtttttagcaaaggtttgagtgaagtgtttatctttagagataaatgtgatagtagtggtgccatctggttgagataaaggagggaaagaagcagttactggagatatttttggctagatgccagaagtcatgaggggagttagatcctgaatgattttgacactttctattaatgaagaagtttttggttagttggagaacagacttgacatggttcctggcagaaatataaaccgcatgagattctggtgatggaaagcttaagtatcttttgtgggctgcctctctatcatgtatagcatgagaacaggttgtgttaaaccaaggtttgaaaggtttgggttgagaaaaagaatgaggaatgtatgcttccatgccagacactatcacttctgttatgtgcttggcacatagagatg
It encodes the following:
- the LOC135092155 gene encoding uncharacterized protein LOC135092155 isoform X2, which produces MLSHEESRMESQPQQAVSSNDTLVLVGRRASPINSLEREHLTKLVRNEIILANESTDGKVMAMKKLAWERVALHFNAAGYCEKRTVYQLQKVWERIKGNGAAPPPIPEASANKVLTIPGT
- the LOC135092155 gene encoding uncharacterized protein LOC135092155 isoform X1, giving the protein MLSHEESRMESQPQQAVSSNDTLVLVGRRASPINSLEREHLTKLVRNEIILANESTDGKVMAMKKLAWERVALHFNAAGYCEKRTVYQLQKVWERIKGKAKHKHANVKCKSCKTGSGAAPPPIPEASANKVLTIPGT
- the LOC135092155 gene encoding uncharacterized protein LOC135092155 isoform X3, with the translated sequence MLSHEESRMESQPQQAVSSNDTLVLVGRRASPINSLEREHLTKLVRNEIILANESTDGKVMAMKKLAWERVALHFNAAGYCEKRTVYQLQKVWERIKGKHIN